DNA from Gemmatimonadota bacterium:
GCCAATCCTCGAGTTCCGACAGCGCTAGCGTGTAGGGTGGCCGCCCGACCGGCTTCCCGCGTCGCGGTGGCGTATCGAGCCCGGCGACGAAGGAGTCCTGCCCGAGCTCGAGCAGCTCCCCCCACACGTGCTCGAGTTCCCCGCGGCTGGTCTGAAGGGGGAACTTCACCGCGATCCGTCCGCGGTGGGCTGGGAAGAGCTCGCGGAGCGTCGGCACGCTCCCCCTCGCCTTGGCGATGGCGTCCGACCAAGGCGGGCTGGTCATGTCCTCGAACGCGCCCGGCGGCTCCCGGCGTGACCCCGACCACCAGACGACCGTCGCGATGACAGCAACGGCAAGAGCAAGAAGAAATGGAGACACGTCCGACACCACCCTCAGGTCGACGCCCAATCCTCGGCGCATAGGCCGCACATCCAGCATGCCTGGGCCGATCGGGGGCGCGCAAGCCAGGCACCCTCCCACGCTCCGCGTCGATCGATGACACCGCCGGCACGGTTCCGCCTTCTCGTCCGCCCTCGGGCTCGCGCGCTCGTCGAAGGGGCTGTCCGCGCCAGTGGGGGGGGCCGAAAGGGAAATCGGCGACCGGGCCGGGATCAGGTGGGCTAAGTCCTTGGAGGCCTTGGTCTTCGAGCCAGGCATCCCCGGTGGAGGTTCCACCCTCCCGGTGTTAGATTTCCTGTCATGCCGCAACGGTCGTCGGGGCCCGCGCTCGAGCCTCCGTGCGCCTGAGCGCCCTCTCGCTCCGGAACGTCCGGAACCTCGCCGCCCAGCGGCTGGAGTTCCCCCCGGCCGGGGTGGCGGTGATCGGGCCCAACGCGCAGGGGAAGTCCAACCTGCTCGAGGCCATCTACTACCTGGAGACCCTGCGCTCCTTCCGGGGAGCACAGGATGGACAGCTCGTGCGTTTCGGCGAGGATCACTTCCGCATCGCCGCCACGCTGAGCGGGGAGGACGGCGGGGACAGCATGGAGCTGGCAGCCGCGTTCGAGCGGCAGCAGAAGCGCAAGAAGGTCACCGTGGACGGAACGGCGGTGGAGCGCCTTTCAGACGGCCTGGGTCACCTGGCCGCGGTGATGTTCTCCCCCGCGGATGCGGCCCTGGTGAGTGGAGGCCCGGTGGAACGGCGTCGGCACGTGGACATGGTGCTGTCGCTGAACCAACCCGGCTATCTCGCCGCCGCCCAGCGCTTCCGTCAGGCCCTGGCGCAGCGCAATGCGGCCTTGCGGGCGGGCGCCGGCGCGCCGGCGGTACGGGCGTGGGATCCTCCGCTGCTGGACGCGGGCGCGGCGGTGATGGGCATGCGGGCGGACTGGGTGGACCGCTGGGCGGACCGGTTCGCGGAGCTGTACGCGGCCGTCTCCGGCGGTGAGCGGGCCCGGCTCCGCTATGAGCCGCAGGTGACCCGGGAGGAGGGTGAGTCCTGGGCGGAGGCCTATGCCCGCGCGCTGGATGCCGTCCAGGACCGGGACCGCCGCCTGGGCAATACGGGCGCCGGGCCCCACCGGGACGACCTGGACATGACGCTGGAGCGGGACGCGGGCGGCGGCACGTCGCTGCGCGACTTCGGGTCCGGCGGCCAGCGCCGCACCGCGGCCCTGGCGCTCCGGCTGGTGGAAGCCGAGACCATCCGGGCCAGCCGGGGGCAGCCGCCCATGGTGCTGCTGGACGACGTCTTCGCGGAGCTGGACGAAGCGCGCTCCGAGCGCGTCATGACGCTGTTCGACGAGGCCTGGGTGGGACAGGTGATCCTGACCGCACCCAAGGAGAGCGACGTGCGCGTGCGCGCACACGCCCTGACGCGCTGGAGCATCGCGCGAGGAG
Protein-coding regions in this window:
- the recF gene encoding DNA replication and repair protein RecF (All proteins in this family for which functions are known are DNA-binding proteins that assist the filamentation of RecA onto DNA for the initiation of recombination or recombinational repair.), with product MRLSALSLRNVRNLAAQRLEFPPAGVAVIGPNAQGKSNLLEAIYYLETLRSFRGAQDGQLVRFGEDHFRIAATLSGEDGGDSMELAAAFERQQKRKKVTVDGTAVERLSDGLGHLAAVMFSPADAALVSGGPVERRRHVDMVLSLNQPGYLAAAQRFRQALAQRNAALRAGAGAPAVRAWDPPLLDAGAAVMGMRADWVDRWADRFAELYAAVSGGERARLRYEPQVTREEGESWAEAYARALDAVQDRDRRLGNTGAGPHRDDLDMTLERDAGGGTSLRDFGSGGQRRTAALALRLVEAETIRASRGQPPMVLLDDVFAELDEARSERVMTLFDEAWVGQVILTAPKESDVRVRAHALTRWSIARGVISA